A section of the Rummeliibacillus pycnus genome encodes:
- the addA gene encoding helicase-exonuclease AddAB subunit AddA has translation MIQIPKKPEDATWTDEQWKAIWASGRDILVSAAAGSGKTAVLINRMIEKVISTADPIDVDQLLVVTFTNASAAEMRHRMANALEKEIRKNPQSKHLRKQLSLINKAQISTLHSFCLNIVRQYAYLLDIDPGFRIADDTEAALLKDDTLAEVLESAYDGENVEEIYRLVDSFTSDRDDQAIEVLLNKLYEMSRVNPEPIKWLRSLPDQYTIDENTTIDDLEITKHIKKAILHSIDGAIGLAEEVRQLSLQPDGPFAFGETAQKDLILYQEARGFITERSWKEAYHFFQTAKLDRAKSQRKGSCDEELLELAKSKRKQAKELFEKNIETYFKRTPEKLLDEIRLMKPLIETLVELAIQFSVEYGKAKSTKGIVDFSDLEHFALSILTDEVDGNLVPSSVALDYRAQFKEVLVDEYQDTNRLQETILQLVKSGDAANGNMFMVGDVKQSIYRFRLAEPTLFLHKYLKYNENSTDTGLRIDLNANFRSRPEVLHGTNFVFQQVMGEEVGEVAYDAAAALKPKAPYDEKEMPLELAILHTAEKEEEETDSELLAEEDLKKSQQEARYIIKEIRRIMDSDMVVFDPWEKKERPVEYRDFVILMRSMTWSVDIVEEFKTAGIPLYAEVSKGYFEALEVMIMLNTLKIIDNPYQDIPLASVLRAPFVGLTENELASIRLAEPKAAFYDALKQFVRNEGAGLKSSTAEKLQRFLLHLEEWRDLARRGSLSDLIWRVYMDTNYYEMVGAMLNGKQRQANLRALHDRAIAYEKTSFRGLFRFLRFVERMRLRGDDLGEARAISEKENVVRLMTIHASKGLEFPFVFVAGLGREFNKMDFHLPYLFDQEFGLGVKMIDPEKRIQYTSLPFLAMVEKKTLEMKSEEMRILYVAMTRAKEKLYLVGTVKDWGKTQKKWVDSKQLHQNGMIPDYIRASAKNYLDWIGPAFASHPDFEGNDENNKELSHWKLTVIDTDELKTIDEEISSKEEMAQKEPQVDESILKEIRNRFDTPYAFEHAIAKRSKTSVSELKRLQHLEAQEEPEYFTKVSSNQQRVATRPSFLQQRSLTAAEIGTAMHTVMQHIPQEGLHDVEAVHQFVQILVERQLLTQEEGTAVQADKIIEFFDTEIGHRFMHALELHREMPFTISLEDNEGDTQIVQGVVDCLLKDSNGQWILLDYKTDHLQPSMKTIEGLRREMVNRYDVQLSLYKRALEEILKINVHEKVIYAFDAKQSVQL, from the coding sequence ATGATTCAGATTCCTAAGAAACCAGAAGATGCTACTTGGACAGATGAACAATGGAAAGCAATCTGGGCATCTGGAAGAGATATATTAGTTTCTGCTGCTGCAGGTTCAGGGAAAACAGCTGTTCTTATTAATAGAATGATTGAAAAAGTAATTTCTACAGCAGACCCTATAGACGTAGATCAGCTTCTCGTTGTGACGTTTACAAATGCCTCAGCCGCTGAAATGCGACATCGTATGGCTAATGCCTTAGAAAAAGAAATTCGTAAAAATCCACAATCCAAACATTTACGTAAACAGCTCAGCTTAATCAATAAAGCACAAATATCAACATTGCATTCATTTTGCTTAAATATTGTTCGACAATATGCATACTTATTAGATATCGATCCAGGATTCAGAATTGCTGATGATACAGAAGCTGCATTGTTAAAGGATGATACTTTAGCAGAAGTATTAGAGAGTGCATACGATGGAGAAAATGTTGAAGAAATTTATCGTTTAGTCGATAGTTTCACTTCTGATCGTGATGATCAAGCAATCGAGGTTTTACTCAATAAACTTTATGAAATGTCTAGAGTAAATCCGGAACCCATTAAGTGGCTTCGTTCATTACCAGATCAGTATACAATTGACGAAAATACGACAATTGATGATTTAGAAATAACAAAGCATATTAAAAAAGCTATTTTACACAGTATTGATGGTGCAATTGGTTTAGCAGAAGAAGTACGTCAACTTTCTTTGCAACCTGATGGTCCGTTTGCTTTTGGAGAAACAGCACAAAAAGATCTAATTTTGTATCAAGAAGCACGAGGTTTCATAACAGAACGTAGTTGGAAAGAAGCTTACCATTTCTTTCAAACTGCGAAATTAGATCGTGCAAAATCGCAAAGAAAAGGTAGCTGTGATGAAGAGTTATTAGAACTTGCAAAGTCAAAACGAAAACAAGCAAAGGAATTATTTGAAAAAAACATAGAAACTTATTTTAAACGTACTCCTGAGAAACTACTAGATGAAATTCGTTTGATGAAACCATTGATTGAAACACTGGTAGAGTTAGCAATTCAATTTAGTGTGGAATATGGCAAAGCGAAGAGTACAAAAGGAATCGTTGACTTTTCCGATTTAGAGCATTTTGCCTTATCTATTTTAACTGATGAAGTAGATGGAAATCTTGTACCGTCTTCTGTAGCACTTGATTATCGCGCACAATTTAAAGAAGTATTAGTCGATGAATACCAAGATACAAATCGTTTGCAAGAAACCATATTGCAACTAGTAAAAAGCGGGGATGCAGCAAACGGTAACATGTTTATGGTAGGAGATGTAAAACAGTCCATCTATCGATTCCGTTTAGCCGAACCAACATTATTCTTGCATAAATATTTAAAATACAATGAAAATTCAACTGATACAGGTTTACGAATAGACTTGAATGCAAACTTTCGTAGTCGACCAGAAGTTTTACATGGTACGAATTTTGTTTTTCAACAAGTTATGGGAGAAGAAGTTGGTGAAGTTGCTTATGATGCAGCAGCAGCTTTAAAACCTAAAGCACCATATGATGAAAAAGAGATGCCTCTTGAATTAGCAATCTTACATACTGCTGAAAAAGAGGAAGAAGAAACAGATTCAGAACTTTTAGCTGAAGAAGATTTGAAAAAGTCTCAGCAGGAAGCAAGATATATTATTAAAGAAATTCGTCGAATCATGGATTCGGATATGGTCGTCTTTGACCCTTGGGAGAAAAAGGAGAGACCTGTTGAATATCGAGATTTTGTCATTCTCATGCGTTCTATGACTTGGTCAGTAGATATTGTGGAAGAATTTAAGACAGCAGGAATTCCACTATATGCAGAAGTTTCAAAAGGTTATTTTGAGGCACTAGAAGTGATGATCATGTTAAACACATTGAAAATTATCGATAATCCGTATCAAGACATACCTTTGGCTTCCGTGCTAAGAGCACCTTTTGTAGGGTTAACGGAAAATGAATTAGCAAGTATTCGTTTAGCTGAGCCAAAAGCAGCTTTTTATGATGCATTAAAACAATTTGTACGTAATGAAGGTGCAGGCTTAAAATCTTCGACTGCCGAGAAATTACAACGATTCTTATTGCACCTAGAAGAATGGCGTGATTTAGCTAGACGTGGCTCTTTGTCTGATTTAATTTGGCGAGTATATATGGATACGAATTATTATGAAATGGTCGGGGCAATGTTAAATGGTAAACAACGTCAAGCGAATTTACGCGCATTACATGACCGTGCTATTGCTTACGAAAAAACGTCATTTCGAGGGCTTTTCCGCTTCTTAAGATTTGTAGAGCGCATGAGATTAAGAGGGGACGACTTGGGAGAAGCACGTGCAATAAGCGAAAAAGAAAATGTTGTACGCCTGATGACGATTCACGCTTCAAAAGGATTAGAATTTCCATTTGTTTTTGTTGCAGGGCTAGGAAGGGAATTTAACAAAATGGATTTCCATTTACCTTATTTGTTTGACCAAGAATTTGGTTTGGGGGTAAAAATGATTGACCCAGAAAAGAGAATTCAATATACTTCTCTACCATTCTTAGCAATGGTTGAAAAGAAGACGCTCGAAATGAAATCTGAAGAAATGCGTATTTTGTATGTTGCGATGACACGAGCAAAAGAAAAGCTATATCTAGTTGGTACTGTGAAGGATTGGGGGAAAACTCAAAAAAAATGGGTTGACTCAAAGCAACTTCACCAAAATGGTATGATTCCAGATTATATTCGTGCAAGTGCAAAAAACTATTTGGATTGGATCGGCCCAGCATTTGCAAGTCATCCTGATTTTGAAGGTAATGATGAGAATAATAAGGAATTGTCACATTGGAAACTTACAGTAATAGATACAGATGAACTTAAAACAATCGATGAAGAAATCAGTTCAAAAGAAGAAATGGCACAAAAAGAGCCTCAAGTTGATGAATCGATTTTAAAAGAAATTCGAAACCGTTTTGATACACCGTATGCATTTGAACATGCTATTGCGAAACGTTCTAAAACATCGGTTAGTGAGTTAAAACGATTGCAACATTTAGAAGCACAAGAAGAACCAGAGTATTTTACGAAAGTTTCATCAAATCAGCAAAGAGTAGCAACAAGACCTTCATTTTTACAACAACGTTCATTAACTGCTGCAGAAATTGGTACGGCTATGCACACGGTAATGCAACACATCCCACAAGAGGGTTTACATGATGTAGAGGCGGTACATCAATTTGTTCAAATTTTAGTAGAGAGACAACTACTAACACAAGAGGAAGGTACAGCCGTACAGGCTGATAAGATCATAGAATTTTTTGACACAGAGATCGGACATCGATTTATGCATGCGCTGGAATTACATCGTGAAATGCCATTTACAATTAGTCTTGAGGATAACGAAGGTGACACACAAATTGTGCAAGGGGTAGTTGACTGTTTACTGAAAGATTCAAATGGGCAATGGATATTACTCGATTATAAAACAGATCATCTGCAACCAAGTATGAAAACAATTGAAGGATTACGAAGAGAAATGGTTAACCGATATGATGTTCAACTTTCATTGTATAAGAGAGCATTAGAGGAAATTTTAAAAATCAACGTGCACGAGAAAGTAATTTATGCATTTGATGCCAAGCAGTCAGTTCAATTGTAG
- the addB gene encoding helicase-exonuclease AddAB subunit AddB: MSLRIVTGRSGTGKTTLIQQEIATEVQKRTFGSPIFLIVPDQMSFSVEYDMTHDFNVKGLIRAQVTTFKRLAWRVLQETGGISRKEVNGFGYRMLIKKLLEQHKEEFLLFRKAADKRGFTAEMESLLKEFSRYSLDSLALMNLEAHLEQIDAPQSLVDKVHDLHLLIQAIEDSLGTTYVDSEGYYPLLTSQLANSEIIRKAAIYIDGFTAFTTREFELVQELMKVAKRVTVVLPMEAETDADDEQALFYQSARTCARLKELAFENGIEVEPIVHCTQQYRFNTADLRHIESQFEVFPPVQQESDGSVEIIEAANRRSEIHAIARKIKNLTQNDQMRYRDMAILYRQADVYDPLISTIFPQYDIPFFVSQKKPMLHHPLIELSRSAIEAIQSDWKYEPIFRAIKTDLFFPITSDIQIWRERADILENFILAQGIYGKRWFEENRWLYKKYRGLELYSKHQTDEERAYQKEIEAVRGQIREPLKAFENQLKEALTGADIATALYTFIENLEVFDKLQALKDREIEKGHLLEASEHEQAWNKWIEILDQFVMLFGDQQMTIDDALEILDEGFDTLEFSRIPPSLDQVTIATSDIARLTKTKVVFVIGVNEGVYPKRMDYEGLLGDTEREWFTQVGYEIAPTSKTRLLEEEFITYHTFTMQSDRLIVTYPIADEESKALLPSLYIKRLEDQLENIKKSIALVDPSESSSEQSALSYIVHPRTSLAYLMKQLRLHLEDRELAAEWLALKRYYEEDPYWNTVLKRLMRPLKTHNKAENLTPELTEALYGSTITSSVSRIEKFYRCPFAHFSSYGLHLEERPEYRLETPTIGDLFHAALKWIGEETDRLKITWAQLSSEQCALLAKQAVEAIAPLLYHQILLSNARYRYIQRKLTYVVQRTLQSLSQHARVSGFKPIAVETAFGPGDPLPPLVIQLKDHKKMQMRGRIDRVDATTVNGKPYIRVVDYKSSARKLDLNDVYYGLSLQMLIYLDVAITNSEEWLPIHAEAGGVLYIHVHNPMLSSNNSLSVEEAEIERLKDFKMKGLLLDDYDSIVAMDDQLAESGGYSQVVPIYMKKDGSTSPNLSSVIAPNDMKSLTKFVRNKHKRAGEEILEGCTDISPFKMNQRTACEFCSYKSVCQFDTTDSSQHYRQLHVEKSGEIIEKIRKEADIDDSDS; the protein is encoded by the coding sequence ACCAGATCAAATGTCGTTTTCTGTAGAATATGATATGACACATGATTTCAATGTTAAAGGATTAATACGAGCACAAGTAACTACTTTTAAACGTCTGGCATGGCGTGTTTTGCAAGAAACAGGTGGTATTAGTCGTAAAGAAGTGAATGGTTTCGGCTATCGTATGCTCATTAAGAAACTCTTAGAACAGCATAAGGAAGAATTTTTATTATTTCGCAAAGCTGCAGATAAGCGTGGTTTCACAGCTGAGATGGAATCATTATTAAAAGAATTCAGTAGGTATAGTTTAGATAGTTTAGCCCTGATGAATTTAGAAGCTCATTTAGAGCAAATTGACGCACCTCAATCTTTGGTAGATAAAGTCCATGACTTACATCTTCTTATTCAAGCGATTGAAGATTCCTTGGGAACTACATATGTTGATAGTGAAGGATATTATCCTCTTTTAACATCTCAACTAGCAAATTCTGAAATCATTCGAAAAGCAGCAATTTATATAGATGGTTTTACAGCTTTTACAACCAGAGAATTTGAATTAGTGCAAGAACTTATGAAAGTAGCAAAACGTGTTACGGTAGTACTTCCTATGGAAGCAGAAACGGATGCAGATGATGAACAAGCTTTGTTTTATCAATCTGCAAGAACCTGTGCTAGATTGAAAGAGTTAGCTTTTGAGAATGGAATTGAAGTGGAACCAATCGTTCATTGTACTCAACAATACCGTTTTAATACAGCTGATTTACGTCATATTGAAAGTCAGTTTGAAGTGTTCCCGCCCGTTCAACAAGAAAGTGATGGTAGCGTAGAAATCATCGAGGCTGCTAATCGTCGATCAGAGATCCATGCTATTGCAAGGAAAATTAAAAATCTAACTCAAAATGATCAAATGCGCTACCGAGATATGGCTATTTTATATCGTCAAGCGGATGTGTATGACCCGCTGATTTCAACAATTTTCCCACAATATGATATTCCCTTTTTCGTCAGTCAGAAAAAACCAATGCTGCATCATCCACTTATTGAGTTAAGTCGCTCAGCAATAGAAGCCATTCAATCTGATTGGAAGTATGAACCTATTTTTCGTGCGATTAAAACAGATTTGTTCTTCCCAATAACTTCAGATATTCAGATTTGGAGGGAACGAGCAGATATACTTGAAAACTTTATATTGGCTCAAGGGATATATGGAAAACGGTGGTTTGAAGAAAATCGCTGGTTATACAAAAAATATCGTGGCTTAGAATTGTATTCAAAGCATCAAACGGATGAGGAACGAGCTTATCAAAAAGAAATTGAAGCCGTACGCGGACAAATCCGCGAACCATTAAAAGCTTTTGAGAACCAACTAAAAGAAGCTCTAACAGGGGCTGATATTGCCACAGCTTTATATACTTTTATAGAAAACCTAGAAGTTTTCGATAAATTACAAGCATTAAAGGATCGTGAAATTGAGAAGGGGCATTTATTAGAAGCAAGTGAACACGAACAAGCGTGGAATAAGTGGATAGAAATTTTGGATCAGTTTGTGATGCTTTTCGGTGATCAACAAATGACAATCGATGATGCACTTGAAATTTTAGATGAGGGTTTTGATACATTGGAATTTTCTCGAATTCCTCCTTCACTCGATCAAGTGACAATCGCAACATCAGATATTGCTCGTTTAACAAAGACAAAAGTAGTTTTCGTTATTGGGGTAAATGAAGGTGTATATCCTAAACGTATGGATTACGAAGGGTTATTAGGAGATACCGAGCGGGAATGGTTTACACAAGTTGGGTATGAAATTGCGCCTACATCTAAAACACGGTTACTAGAAGAGGAATTTATCACATACCATACTTTCACAATGCAATCTGATCGATTAATCGTAACTTATCCTATTGCGGATGAAGAAAGTAAAGCTCTTTTACCTTCACTGTATATCAAACGTTTGGAAGATCAGTTGGAAAACATTAAGAAATCAATTGCTTTAGTTGATCCTAGTGAATCATCAAGTGAGCAAAGTGCTCTTTCTTATATTGTTCATCCTAGAACCTCATTAGCCTATTTAATGAAGCAACTTCGTTTGCATCTCGAAGACCGAGAACTCGCAGCAGAATGGCTCGCACTAAAACGCTATTATGAAGAAGATCCGTATTGGAATACTGTATTGAAACGTTTAATGCGACCACTGAAAACACATAATAAAGCAGAAAATTTAACTCCTGAATTAACAGAAGCTTTATATGGATCTACCATAACCTCTAGCGTTTCCCGAATCGAAAAATTTTATCGATGTCCATTTGCTCATTTTTCTTCATATGGTCTTCATTTAGAAGAAAGACCAGAATACCGTTTGGAAACACCAACAATTGGAGATTTATTCCATGCTGCATTGAAATGGATTGGAGAAGAAACGGATCGTTTGAAAATTACATGGGCACAATTATCAAGTGAACAGTGTGCGTTGTTAGCTAAACAGGCTGTCGAAGCAATAGCGCCACTTCTATATCATCAAATCTTATTAAGTAATGCTCGTTATCGTTATATTCAGCGCAAATTGACATATGTTGTACAACGAACATTGCAATCACTTAGCCAACACGCTAGAGTATCAGGATTTAAACCAATTGCTGTAGAGACAGCTTTTGGTCCAGGAGATCCATTACCACCACTTGTGATTCAACTAAAAGATCACAAAAAAATGCAAATGCGTGGTCGAATTGACAGAGTTGATGCAACAACTGTCAATGGTAAACCCTATATTCGTGTAGTTGATTATAAATCATCTGCACGTAAATTAGATTTGAATGATGTCTACTATGGATTATCATTACAAATGCTAATTTATTTAGATGTTGCTATCACAAATTCTGAAGAATGGCTCCCTATTCATGCGGAAGCTGGTGGCGTACTCTATATCCATGTCCATAATCCAATGCTAAGTTCGAATAATAGTTTATCTGTGGAAGAAGCAGAAATCGAACGGTTAAAAGATTTTAAAATGAAAGGTTTATTGTTAGATGATTATGATTCAATTGTAGCAATGGACGACCAATTAGCGGAGAGTGGTGGATACTCACAAGTTGTTCCAATTTATATGAAGAAGGATGGAAGTACCTCTCCGAATCTATCTTCTGTTATTGCGCCAAATGATATGAAGTCTCTAACGAAGTTTGTTCGAAATAAGCATAAGAGAGCTGGAGAGGAGATATTAGAAGGCTGCACAGATATTAGTCCTTTTAAAATGAATCAAAGAACAGCATGTGAGTTCTGTTCATATAAGAGCGTGTGTCAATTTGATACAACGGATTCTAGCCAACATTATCGTCAACTTCATGTGGAAAAATCAGGAGAAATTATCGAAAAAATTCGTAAGGAGGCTGATATAGATGATTCAGATTCCTAA